A genomic window from Gymnodinialimonas ceratoperidinii includes:
- a CDS encoding acetylornithine deacetylase/succinyl-diaminopimelate desuccinylase family protein: protein MSDTPLLTAVSSRRDALIALTQDLIRFPTLNPPGLQYLDICEYLGERLRRQGFTVELVRAKGAVADSDTYPRWNMVARLERGAGDCVHFNSHHDVVEVGHGWTKDPFGGELEDGRIYGRGACDMKGGLAASVIAAEAFIATHPEFNGAIEISATADEESGGYGGVAYLAEQGYFAPERVQHVIIPEPLNKDRICLGHRGVWWAEIETHGRIAHGSMPFLGDCAVRHMGAVLAEMEASLFPLLATKRTDMPVVPEGAKQSTMNINAIHGGEPVQEEDYTGLPAACVPDRCKITIDRRYLIEENEGEVRAEIVSVLEKVKAERPDFHYELNELWSVSPTMTDRDAPVVKTVEAAIAKVLETRAEFVVSPGTYDQKHIDRIGTLKNCIAYGPGILDLAHQPDEWVGVQDMEDSAKVMALTLAELLL from the coding sequence ATGTCTGACACGCCCCTTCTCACCGCCGTTTCGTCCCGCCGCGATGCGCTCATCGCGCTGACCCAGGATCTCATCCGCTTTCCCACCCTGAACCCGCCGGGGCTGCAGTATCTCGACATCTGCGAGTACCTCGGTGAGCGTCTGCGCAGGCAGGGTTTCACCGTGGAACTGGTGCGGGCCAAGGGGGCCGTGGCCGACAGCGATACCTACCCGCGCTGGAACATGGTGGCCCGGCTGGAGCGCGGCGCTGGCGACTGCGTCCACTTCAACAGCCACCACGACGTTGTCGAGGTGGGCCACGGCTGGACCAAGGACCCCTTCGGCGGCGAGCTGGAGGACGGGCGCATCTACGGGCGCGGTGCCTGCGACATGAAGGGCGGGCTCGCGGCCTCGGTCATCGCGGCCGAAGCCTTCATCGCCACCCATCCCGAGTTCAACGGCGCGATCGAGATCAGCGCCACGGCGGACGAGGAATCCGGCGGCTACGGCGGCGTGGCCTACCTCGCCGAGCAAGGCTACTTCGCGCCCGAGCGTGTGCAGCACGTGATCATTCCCGAGCCGCTCAACAAGGATCGCATCTGCCTCGGCCATCGCGGCGTCTGGTGGGCCGAGATCGAGACCCACGGCCGCATCGCCCATGGCTCCATGCCCTTCCTCGGCGATTGCGCCGTCCGCCACATGGGCGCGGTCTTGGCCGAGATGGAGGCGAGCCTCTTCCCGCTGCTGGCCACCAAGCGCACAGACATGCCGGTGGTGCCTGAGGGCGCGAAGCAATCGACGATGAACATCAACGCGATCCACGGCGGCGAGCCGGTGCAGGAGGAAGATTACACCGGCCTGCCCGCCGCCTGCGTGCCCGACCGCTGCAAGATCACCATCGACCGCCGCTACCTGATCGAGGAGAACGAGGGCGAGGTCCGCGCCGAGATCGTCTCGGTGCTGGAGAAGGTGAAGGCCGAGCGGCCCGATTTCCACTACGAGCTGAACGAGCTGTGGAGCGTCTCGCCCACGATGACAGACCGCGACGCACCGGTGGTCAAAACGGTCGAGGCCGCCATCGCCAAGGTGCTGGAAACGCGGGCGGAATTCGTCGTGTCGCCCGGCACCTACGACCAGAAGCACATCGACCGGATCGGCACCCTGAAGAACTGTATCGCCTATGGCCCGGGCATCCTCGACCTTGCCCATCAGCCCGACGAATGGGTGGGCGTGCAGGACATGGAGGACAGCGCCAAGGTGATGGCACTGACGCTGGCGGAACTGCTGCTCTAG
- a CDS encoding DUF1523 family protein: MRWARIFILVILLGLLGAFAHYTLPQRDVVRIVDTQLQLTEISGASAWFYAQSDSGAAGTSVQRDVRIISAVRADGSPIDYRNEDTGIFGWPPYFKIDSQDLQTEAQDLRSTRDAPVWVAITHYGWRSNLLSSYPNAISITRVDGPETTLFPWMPLVILAVLALLLFMIWRMWERFEDRVLVPARDGAAVRWAKLKDRMSGR; the protein is encoded by the coding sequence ATGCGGTGGGCCCGGATATTCATTTTGGTGATCCTGTTGGGATTGCTCGGCGCGTTTGCCCATTACACCTTGCCGCAACGCGACGTGGTGCGGATCGTCGACACGCAATTGCAGCTGACCGAGATCTCGGGCGCGAGCGCGTGGTTCTACGCGCAGTCCGACAGCGGCGCGGCGGGCACCTCGGTTCAGCGTGACGTGCGGATCATCTCGGCGGTGCGGGCCGACGGCTCACCCATCGATTACCGCAACGAGGATACCGGCATCTTCGGCTGGCCGCCCTATTTCAAGATCGACAGCCAGGATTTGCAGACCGAGGCGCAGGACCTCCGCTCGACCCGCGACGCGCCGGTCTGGGTGGCGATCACCCATTACGGCTGGCGCTCTAACCTGCTGTCGAGCTACCCCAATGCGATCTCCATCACCCGCGTGGACGGGCCGGAAACCACCCTGTTTCCCTGGATGCCCCTCGTGATCCTCGCCGTTCTGGCACTGCTTCTCTTCATGATCTGGCGCATGTGGGAGCGGTTCGAGGACCGGGTCCTGGTGCCCGCTCGCGACGGCGCGGCGGTACGGTGGGCGAAGCTGAAGGACCGGATGAGCGGACGCTGA
- a CDS encoding sulfotransferase: MTETATFDHLLLGVGAMKAGTTWMYDALNRHPDIHFCREKEVHYLYARHVNASILSDAARMRRAQGYLRFDPEASALPVLQKRVAWTARWLDGAVDDTWFKNLYRDRGAARWIADFSNMNALVPEEGWAALHARTRKLRVLYTLRDPLDRLWSHVRFHLKVQGASEKLNVWSLDELERHIRHDVDYLAHNDYVAAIERMRAALPRDCLRIDVFDRIRAEPRAFIADIERFLELPAVDLPDRITSRVVNPSPPRPLPEGLAARFAEDVARQIDGLKSLGVAVPETWGQTFR, encoded by the coding sequence ATGACCGAGACCGCTACCTTCGATCATCTGCTGCTCGGCGTCGGCGCGATGAAGGCCGGGACGACGTGGATGTATGACGCGCTCAACCGTCACCCCGATATCCACTTCTGTCGCGAGAAGGAGGTGCATTACCTCTACGCGCGCCACGTGAACGCCAGCATCCTCTCCGACGCGGCGCGGATGCGGCGGGCGCAGGGATACCTGCGCTTCGATCCCGAGGCCTCGGCCCTGCCGGTGCTGCAAAAACGCGTGGCTTGGACCGCGCGCTGGCTCGACGGGGCTGTCGACGACACGTGGTTCAAGAACCTCTACCGCGACCGGGGGGCGGCGCGGTGGATCGCGGATTTCTCCAACATGAACGCGCTGGTGCCCGAGGAGGGATGGGCCGCGCTCCACGCCCGGACCCGCAAGCTGCGGGTGCTCTACACGCTCCGCGATCCGCTGGACCGGCTCTGGAGCCACGTGCGCTTTCACCTGAAAGTGCAGGGCGCGAGCGAGAAACTGAATGTGTGGAGCCTCGATGAGCTGGAGCGGCACATCCGCCACGATGTCGATTACCTAGCCCATAACGATTACGTCGCGGCGATCGAACGGATGCGCGCCGCCCTGCCGCGCGACTGCCTGCGCATCGACGTCTTCGACCGCATCCGCGCCGAGCCGCGGGCGTTCATCGCGGATATCGAGCGGTTTCTGGAGCTTCCAGCGGTCGATCTGCCGGACAGAATCACCTCGCGGGTCGTGAACCCCTCGCCGCCGCGGCCCCTGCCCGAAGGCCTCGCCGCGCGCTTTGCCGAGGACGTGGCGCGGCAGATCGACGGGTTGAAATCCCTCGGCGTGGCGGTGCCCGAGACATGGGGGCAAACTTTTCGGTAG
- a CDS encoding ABC transporter substrate-binding protein — MKTTLRLSAAVLALTAGAAMAQQTTLTVGMQLEPPMLDPTGGAAAAIDEVVYANVFEGLTRFAADGSVIPGLAESWEISEDGTTYTFHLREGVTFHDGAAMTAEDVVFSLDRARAEGSTNAQAALFANITSVEAVDDTTVTVTLDGPDGAFLFDMAWGDAVIVDEASAETNATDPVGTGAFAFSEWRQGDSITLTRNEDYWGEPAALTEVTFRFISDPNAALAAMMAGDVDAFPVFPAPETLEQFEADPRFNVIVGSTEGETILAMNNAGEVLSDPLVRQAISHAINRQDIIDGAMFGYGTPIGTHFAPHNPDYVDLTEQSAFDPDRARELLAEAGVEDLTLRLMLPPPAYARRGGEIIASQLRDVGIETEITNLEWAGWLEQVFRGYDFDLTIISHTEPADINIYARPDYYFQYDSAEFQSLMEELSVTTDPDERSRINREAQQMIADDYVNAYLFQLPKTGVANANIEGLWENSPTQAVDLTGVRWTQ; from the coding sequence ATGAAAACCACCCTTCGCCTCAGCGCGGCCGTGCTGGCGCTGACCGCCGGTGCCGCGATGGCGCAGCAGACGACCCTCACCGTGGGCATGCAGCTTGAGCCGCCGATGCTCGACCCGACCGGCGGCGCGGCTGCCGCCATCGACGAGGTGGTCTATGCCAACGTCTTCGAAGGCCTGACCCGTTTCGCCGCCGATGGCTCCGTCATTCCCGGCCTCGCCGAGAGTTGGGAGATCTCCGAGGACGGCACCACCTACACCTTCCACCTGCGCGAGGGCGTGACCTTCCACGACGGCGCGGCGATGACGGCGGAGGATGTCGTCTTCTCGCTCGACCGCGCCCGCGCCGAGGGCTCCACCAACGCGCAGGCCGCGCTCTTTGCGAACATCACCAGCGTCGAGGCGGTGGATGACACGACCGTCACCGTCACCCTCGACGGGCCGGACGGCGCGTTCCTCTTCGACATGGCCTGGGGCGACGCGGTGATCGTGGACGAGGCCAGCGCCGAGACCAACGCCACCGACCCCGTGGGCACCGGCGCCTTCGCCTTTTCCGAGTGGCGGCAGGGCGACAGCATCACCCTGACCCGCAACGAGGATTACTGGGGTGAACCCGCCGCCCTGACCGAAGTGACCTTCCGCTTCATCAGCGATCCCAACGCCGCCCTTGCCGCGATGATGGCGGGCGACGTGGATGCCTTCCCGGTCTTCCCCGCGCCAGAAACGCTGGAGCAGTTCGAGGCCGATCCCCGCTTCAACGTCATCGTCGGCTCCACCGAGGGCGAGACGATCCTCGCGATGAACAACGCGGGCGAGGTCCTGTCGGATCCGCTGGTGCGGCAGGCAATCTCGCATGCGATCAACCGCCAGGACATCATCGACGGGGCGATGTTCGGCTACGGCACGCCCATCGGCACCCATTTCGCGCCGCACAACCCCGATTACGTCGACCTGACCGAGCAATCGGCCTTCGACCCGGACCGCGCCCGCGAATTGCTGGCCGAGGCGGGTGTCGAGGACCTGACCCTGCGCCTGATGCTGCCGCCCCCCGCCTATGCGCGCCGTGGTGGGGAGATCATCGCCAGCCAGCTGCGCGACGTGGGCATCGAGACGGAGATCACCAACCTCGAATGGGCCGGCTGGCTGGAGCAGGTCTTCCGGGGCTATGATTTCGACCTGACGATCATCAGCCACACCGAGCCCGCCGACATCAACATCTACGCTCGGCCCGACTATTACTTCCAATACGACAGCGCCGAGTTCCAGAGCCTGATGGAAGAGCTTTCCGTCACCACCGACCCGGACGAGCGCAGCCGGATCAACCGGGAAGCGCAGCAGATGATCGCGGATGATTACGTCAACGCCTACCTGTTCCAGCTGCCCAAGACCGGGGTGGCCAACGCCAATATCGAGGGGCTGTGGGAGAATTCTCCGACCCAGGCCGTCGATCTGACCGGCGTGCGCTGGACGCAGTAG
- a CDS encoding aldehyde dehydrogenase family protein, with protein MTTATIFETMDYGLAPESAAEARAWLQERGGIAGHFINGKWGPLRDDFASSNPATGEKLAGVTKGTAEEVASAVKAARKAQPAWGRDAHKRARVLYAIARLMQKHSRLLATMESLDNGKPIRESRDIDIPLAIRHFYYHAGLAQLLPVEMPGHSALGVCGQIIPWNFPLLMLAWKIAPALAAGNTVVLKPAEYTSLSAMVFAEICQEAGVPAGVVNIVTGDGETGAALVDAEVDKIAFTGSTSVGRRIREQTAGSGKSLTLELGGKSPYIVFDDADIDSAIEGLVDAIWFNQGQVCCAGSRLLVQENIADDFHRRLKARMAKLRVGDPLDKSIDVGAIVDPVQHDTITRLVDASDGEIHKAPVAMPETGCFYPPTLITGLHTASPLMQEEIFGPVLVSTTFRTPAEAVEVANNTRYGLAATLWTENVNLALDIAPKLVAGVVWVNATNLFDAAAPFGGVRESGFGREGGWEGLSAYLKSDTKPIACKPLSPPKAPETPEAGDLDRTAKMYIGGKQARPDGGYSQAHYSRKGALLGHTGLGNRKDIRNAVEAARAAAKWGVSSGHLRAQILYYLAENLSARAEEFATRIADSLGTSAGKATGEVDQAISTLFTAAAWADKYDGTAKGVPLRGVALAMKEPVGIIGMLAPDDSPLLAPTTLLAGALAMGNRVVLAPSQAAPLVMTDFYQLLDTSDVPGGVVNIVTGNHADLAPTLASHMEIDALWAFTPHADMAELEKASAGNLKRSWTTAGARAGMPDWTSPDLRPVLEAATETKTVWIPYGE; from the coding sequence ATGACCACCGCCACGATTTTCGAGACCATGGATTACGGCCTCGCCCCCGAAAGCGCCGCCGAGGCGCGTGCCTGGCTGCAGGAGCGGGGCGGCATCGCCGGCCATTTCATCAACGGCAAATGGGGTCCGCTGCGCGATGATTTCGCCTCCTCCAACCCCGCCACCGGCGAGAAGCTGGCCGGGGTCACCAAAGGCACCGCCGAGGAGGTTGCCAGTGCCGTGAAGGCTGCCCGCAAGGCGCAGCCCGCCTGGGGCCGCGATGCCCACAAGCGCGCCCGCGTGCTCTATGCCATTGCCCGCCTGATGCAGAAACACTCGCGCCTGTTGGCCACGATGGAGAGCCTCGACAACGGCAAGCCGATCCGCGAGAGCCGCGATATCGACATCCCGCTGGCGATCCGGCATTTCTATTACCACGCGGGCCTCGCACAGCTGCTGCCGGTCGAGATGCCCGGCCACAGCGCGCTTGGCGTCTGCGGCCAGATCATCCCGTGGAATTTCCCCCTGCTGATGCTCGCTTGGAAAATCGCCCCCGCGCTGGCGGCGGGCAACACCGTGGTGCTGAAACCGGCGGAATATACCTCGCTCTCCGCGATGGTCTTCGCCGAGATCTGCCAGGAGGCCGGCGTGCCCGCGGGCGTGGTCAACATCGTCACCGGCGATGGAGAGACCGGCGCCGCCCTGGTCGATGCCGAGGTCGACAAGATCGCCTTCACCGGCTCCACCTCCGTCGGCCGCCGCATCCGCGAGCAGACCGCCGGCAGCGGCAAGAGCCTGACGTTGGAGTTGGGCGGCAAGTCCCCCTACATCGTCTTCGACGACGCCGATATCGACAGCGCCATCGAGGGGCTGGTCGACGCGATCTGGTTCAACCAGGGCCAGGTCTGCTGCGCCGGTTCCCGTCTGCTGGTGCAGGAGAACATCGCCGATGACTTCCACCGCCGCCTGAAGGCGCGCATGGCCAAGCTGCGCGTGGGCGATCCGCTGGACAAGTCCATCGACGTGGGCGCCATCGTCGACCCGGTCCAGCATGACACCATCACCCGGCTGGTCGATGCCTCCGACGGCGAGATCCACAAGGCGCCGGTCGCGATGCCCGAGACGGGCTGCTTCTACCCGCCGACGCTGATCACCGGCCTGCACACCGCCTCTCCACTGATGCAGGAGGAGATCTTCGGGCCGGTCCTCGTCTCCACCACCTTCCGCACCCCGGCCGAGGCCGTGGAGGTCGCCAACAACACCCGCTACGGGCTTGCCGCGACGCTCTGGACCGAGAACGTGAACCTCGCCCTCGATATCGCGCCAAAACTGGTCGCGGGGGTGGTCTGGGTCAATGCCACCAACCTCTTCGACGCGGCCGCCCCCTTCGGCGGCGTGCGCGAAAGTGGCTTCGGGCGCGAAGGCGGATGGGAGGGCCTCTCGGCCTACCTGAAGTCCGACACCAAGCCGATTGCCTGCAAGCCCCTGTCCCCGCCGAAAGCACCCGAGACGCCCGAGGCGGGCGACCTCGACCGCACCGCCAAGATGTACATCGGCGGCAAGCAGGCCCGGCCCGACGGCGGCTACAGCCAGGCGCATTACTCCCGCAAGGGCGCGCTTCTGGGCCATACCGGACTGGGCAACCGCAAGGACATCCGCAACGCGGTGGAGGCCGCGCGCGCGGCCGCGAAATGGGGCGTCAGCTCCGGTCACCTTCGGGCGCAGATCCTCTATTACCTGGCCGAGAACCTCTCCGCCCGCGCCGAGGAATTCGCCACCCGCATCGCCGACAGCCTCGGCACCAGCGCCGGCAAGGCCACGGGCGAGGTGGATCAGGCCATCTCAACCCTCTTCACCGCCGCCGCCTGGGCCGACAAATACGACGGTACCGCCAAGGGCGTTCCCCTGCGCGGCGTGGCGCTGGCGATGAAGGAACCGGTCGGCATCATCGGCATGCTCGCCCCCGACGACAGCCCCCTCCTCGCCCCCACGACGCTCCTCGCCGGCGCGCTCGCCATGGGCAACCGGGTGGTGCTGGCCCCCTCGCAGGCCGCGCCGCTGGTGATGACCGATTTCTACCAGCTGCTCGATACCTCCGACGTGCCCGGCGGCGTGGTCAACATCGTCACCGGCAACCACGCCGATCTCGCGCCGACGCTGGCCAGCCACATGGAGATCGACGCGCTCTGGGCCTTCACCCCCCACGCTGACATGGCCGAGCTCGAGAAAGCCTCGGCCGGCAACCTCAAGCGCAGCTGGACCACCGCCGGCGCCCGCGCGGGCATGCCCGACTGGACCTCACCAGATCTGCGCCCGGTGCTCGAGGCCGCAACCGAAACCAAGACCGTCTGGATTCCTTACGGCGAGTGA